In Actinoplanes derwentensis, the following proteins share a genomic window:
- a CDS encoding autoinducer 2 ABC transporter substrate-binding protein: protein MRFDRKFAGALAITTATALVLTGCTKKNETDTAASGDAGSKTYKVAFVPKLQGVPYFEAMNAGGEQAAAALGNVQWLYQGPTQADAAAQADIVRSYIQQKVDALIVAPNDPDSMAPLLQQAKDAGIHVATADTDAPSSVREVFVNQATAEGIGQGLTDSLLTAMGGKGKYAIVSCGQTAENLNSWIEVQKAYTKEKYPDAQIVDIVYAGEDQAKATQMATDLMNAHPDLTGLVGECTSSAPGVAQAVKDAGKIGKVFTVGLGTPQAMKPYLTDKSSTAAILWDVENLGFLTAWAGAQIAQGKTPEATNNVSADLPAVTYDSTSKMLLLGPALAITAENVDQFNY, encoded by the coding sequence ATGCGCTTCGACCGCAAGTTCGCCGGTGCTCTGGCGATCACCACGGCGACGGCCCTCGTCCTCACCGGCTGTACCAAGAAGAACGAGACGGATACTGCCGCGTCGGGTGATGCGGGGAGTAAGACGTACAAGGTGGCGTTCGTTCCGAAGTTGCAGGGGGTGCCCTACTTCGAGGCGATGAACGCCGGTGGTGAACAAGCGGCTGCGGCGTTGGGGAATGTGCAGTGGCTGTATCAGGGGCCGACGCAGGCGGATGCGGCGGCGCAGGCCGACATCGTGCGGTCCTACATTCAGCAGAAGGTCGACGCGCTGATCGTGGCCCCGAACGACCCCGATTCGATGGCGCCGTTGTTGCAGCAGGCCAAGGATGCCGGGATTCATGTGGCGACCGCGGACACCGACGCGCCGTCGAGTGTGCGGGAGGTGTTCGTCAACCAGGCCACCGCCGAGGGCATCGGCCAGGGCCTGACCGACAGTCTGTTGACCGCGATGGGCGGTAAGGGCAAGTACGCGATCGTGTCGTGCGGGCAGACCGCGGAGAACCTGAACTCCTGGATCGAGGTGCAGAAGGCGTACACGAAGGAGAAGTACCCGGACGCGCAGATCGTGGACATCGTGTATGCCGGTGAGGATCAGGCCAAGGCCACGCAGATGGCCACCGACCTGATGAACGCCCACCCCGATTTGACCGGTCTGGTCGGCGAGTGCACCTCCAGCGCGCCGGGGGTGGCGCAGGCGGTCAAGGACGCCGGGAAGATCGGCAAGGTGTTCACCGTGGGTCTGGGCACGCCGCAGGCGATGAAGCCGTACCTGACCGACAAGTCGTCGACCGCCGCGATCCTGTGGGACGTGGAGAACCTGGGCTTCCTGACCGCGTGGGCCGGCGCTCAGATCGCTCAGGGCAAGACCCCGGAGGCCACCAACAACGTCTCGGCCGACCTGCCCGCGGTCACCTACGACAGCACCTCCAAGATGCTGCTCCTCGGCCCGGCCCTGGCGATCACCGCCGAGAACGTCGACCAGTTCAACTACTGA
- a CDS encoding ABC transporter permease, with protein MLSSRDLVRPVTLKAAGPGERIAVGLLLVLVIVVICGPLLSPYSAIVPSGEPYLPPLSAGHPLGTDNLGLDVATRVLDGMRTSVYAAVVVTLFAAVAGLVIGTLAGFAGGFLDTALMRFTDLFLALPATIVAMAIAAGLGPSLTSSMIAIGVVWWPLYARLVRGEVRRVTTGLHVEAARMSGTKGLRLVRRHVVPSVLPTVAVTASQDIGAVILTIASLSFVGLGAPAPAPELGLMASAGMQYVVNAWWIPVVPGLAVGLLSLLCTYSGDGLRSVLRAKGA; from the coding sequence ATGCTGTCCTCGCGTGACCTGGTGCGGCCGGTCACCCTCAAAGCGGCCGGACCGGGCGAGCGGATCGCTGTCGGGCTGCTGTTGGTCCTGGTGATCGTGGTGATCTGCGGGCCGCTGCTGTCGCCGTACAGCGCGATCGTGCCGTCCGGTGAGCCGTACCTGCCGCCGCTGTCCGCCGGGCATCCGCTCGGCACCGACAACCTCGGGCTCGACGTCGCGACGCGGGTGCTGGACGGCATGCGCACCAGCGTGTACGCGGCCGTCGTGGTCACCCTGTTCGCCGCCGTCGCGGGCCTGGTCATCGGTACTCTCGCCGGTTTCGCCGGCGGTTTCCTGGACACCGCGCTGATGCGTTTCACCGACCTGTTCCTCGCGCTGCCGGCGACCATCGTCGCGATGGCCATCGCCGCCGGTCTCGGCCCCAGCCTGACCAGCTCGATGATCGCGATCGGGGTGGTCTGGTGGCCGCTCTACGCCCGTCTCGTACGCGGTGAGGTCCGGCGCGTCACCACCGGCCTGCACGTCGAGGCGGCCCGGATGAGCGGTACGAAGGGACTGCGTCTGGTGCGGCGGCACGTCGTCCCCAGTGTGCTGCCGACCGTGGCCGTCACCGCCAGCCAGGACATCGGCGCGGTCATCCTCACCATCGCCTCCCTGTCGTTCGTCGGGCTCGGCGCGCCCGCCCCGGCACCCGAGCTGGGCCTGATGGCGTCGGCCGGTATGCAGTACGTCGTCAACGCCTGGTGGATCCCGGTCGTCCCCGGCCTCGCCGTCGGACTGCTGTCGCTGCTCTGCACCTATTCCGGCGACGGACTGCGATCCGTCCTACGGGCGAAGGGAGCCTGA
- a CDS encoding TetR/AcrR family transcriptional regulator yields the protein MTQAATPAPAADGEPSHGERKGERTRRRILETARRLFAELGYERATIRGIAAAAEVDVGTLLSGTASAPEMLPGWAGALGQLLPPGAGGQLLRSTAYFDGRGTTHSIVVLSAWLVLGVVLVLVSGVRGRRPTAKSDEAVRPAAHATA from the coding sequence ATGACCCAGGCCGCCACTCCGGCACCGGCCGCCGACGGGGAGCCGTCGCACGGTGAACGCAAGGGTGAACGCACCCGGCGGCGGATCCTGGAGACCGCCCGGCGCCTGTTCGCCGAACTCGGCTACGAGCGCGCCACCATCCGCGGGATCGCCGCCGCGGCCGAGGTGGACGTCGGCACCCTGCTGTCCGGCACCGCCAGCGCCCCGGAGATGCTGCCCGGCTGGGCCGGCGCCCTCGGCCAGCTGCTTCCGCCCGGAGCAGGCGGGCAACTACTGCGCTCCACCGCCTACTTCGACGGCCGCGGCACCACCCACTCCATCGTCGTCCTGTCCGCCTGGCTCGTACTCGGAGTCGTTCTGGTCCTGGTCAGCGGCGTGCGCGGTCGCCGACCGACTGCCAAGAGCGACGAGGCGGTACGTCCCGCAGCGCACGCGACCGCCTGA
- a CDS encoding TetR/AcrR family transcriptional regulator translates to MTEHRNRAGSGRERILDAAAQLFAAQGYAGTSTRDIAQQAGIRQPSLYAHFSVKSEILCELLVETLRPPVEYAAKLFDDTDLPARDRLIRLLDFDIRGLFAGRRPVAVLGVLPEVRGPEFAEAHRLRNGLRELYGRLCGDALAAAGAPVGPDELHRTTAIVFTLVEGISARRFEDPDLDVDRTIQDTTTAILRILGV, encoded by the coding sequence ATGACGGAGCACCGGAACCGGGCGGGTAGCGGGCGGGAGCGCATCCTCGACGCCGCGGCGCAGCTGTTCGCCGCCCAGGGGTACGCCGGCACCTCCACCCGGGACATCGCGCAGCAGGCCGGCATCCGGCAACCGTCGTTGTACGCACACTTCTCCGTCAAGTCCGAGATCCTTTGCGAACTGCTCGTCGAGACGTTGCGGCCACCGGTCGAGTACGCGGCGAAACTGTTCGACGACACCGACCTGCCCGCCCGGGACCGGCTGATCCGGCTGCTCGACTTCGACATCCGCGGACTGTTCGCGGGACGCCGGCCGGTGGCCGTGCTCGGCGTCCTGCCGGAGGTGCGCGGCCCGGAGTTCGCCGAGGCGCACCGGCTGCGCAACGGGCTCCGCGAGCTGTACGGCCGGCTCTGCGGTGACGCTCTGGCCGCCGCCGGCGCCCCGGTCGGGCCGGACGAGCTGCACCGGACCACCGCGATCGTGTTCACCCTGGTGGAGGGCATCAGCGCCCGGCGGTTCGAGGACCCGGATCTGGACGTGGACCGGACCATCCAGGACACGACCACCGCGATCCTTCGCATCCTCGGCGTGTAG
- a CDS encoding NADP-dependent oxidoreductase — MMKAIQFHEAGGPDVLRYDEVPVPAIGPGEVLVRVHAVGINPPDWYLREGMTVMPPEMRPALEFPLTPGTDMSGVVEAVAVDVPEFAVGDEVFGMLRFPGFDGRAYAEYVAAPAADLARKPAGVDHVQAAGAPMAVLTAWQYLIDLGHDVPSPFTGQVHRPVLITPGMTVLVNGAAGGVGHFAVQLAKWKGARVIAVASGRHERFLRELGADEFIDYTTTDAADVARDVDLVIDAVGGPGAQRFLNVLKSGGTILPVFFAEYDPQETARRDITVSNIQVRSNGPQLAEIGRLFDSGLLQVGVDSTYPLSEAAGAHARAAQGHIQGKIVLTVRP, encoded by the coding sequence ATGATGAAGGCGATCCAGTTCCACGAAGCCGGCGGGCCGGACGTTCTGCGGTACGACGAGGTGCCGGTTCCGGCGATCGGGCCGGGTGAGGTGCTCGTCCGGGTGCACGCCGTGGGCATCAACCCGCCGGACTGGTACCTGCGTGAGGGCATGACGGTCATGCCGCCCGAGATGCGGCCGGCGTTGGAGTTCCCGCTGACTCCCGGTACGGACATGTCCGGCGTGGTCGAGGCGGTCGCCGTGGACGTGCCGGAGTTCGCCGTCGGTGACGAGGTGTTCGGGATGCTGCGGTTTCCCGGGTTCGACGGTCGCGCGTACGCCGAATACGTGGCCGCACCGGCCGCGGACCTGGCCCGCAAGCCGGCCGGGGTCGACCACGTGCAGGCCGCCGGGGCGCCGATGGCGGTACTCACGGCCTGGCAGTATCTGATCGATCTCGGCCATGACGTGCCCTCGCCGTTCACCGGGCAGGTGCACCGGCCGGTGCTGATCACGCCGGGGATGACCGTGCTGGTCAACGGCGCCGCCGGTGGGGTGGGCCACTTCGCGGTGCAGTTGGCGAAGTGGAAGGGGGCACGCGTGATCGCGGTGGCCTCGGGTCGGCACGAGCGGTTCCTGCGCGAGCTGGGTGCTGACGAGTTCATCGACTACACCACGACGGACGCCGCCGACGTGGCCCGCGATGTGGACCTGGTGATCGACGCGGTCGGCGGGCCGGGCGCCCAGCGCTTTCTGAACGTCCTCAAGTCCGGTGGCACGATCCTTCCGGTGTTCTTCGCCGAGTACGACCCGCAGGAGACAGCGCGCCGGGACATCACGGTCTCGAACATTCAGGTTCGGTCCAACGGTCCCCAGCTCGCCGAGATCGGGCGGCTGTTCGATTCCGGTCTGCTCCAGGTCGGGGTGGACAGCACCTACCCGCTGTCCGAGGCAGCGGGCGCGCATGCGCGGGCCGCGCAGGGCCACATCCAGGGCAAGATCGTGCTGACGGTTCGCCCGTGA
- a CDS encoding cysteine hydrolase family protein, which yields MNIVGKTALVVVDFQGGPLDGPQSAYAHEQRDKAVAMVAACRAKGVPVVWIQEVHKPHMIDIGRELDGSEGPHCIEGDKYTEIAHGLTPLPEEFHIRKRRYSSFFGTELDIVLKSYGVDSLVLIGGFTDICILYTSVDAHQRDFYLNVVTDVVAGSSVQAHDDALKMINYLQHKSLVESGEVMEWLAA from the coding sequence GTGAACATCGTCGGGAAGACCGCACTCGTGGTCGTCGACTTCCAGGGCGGACCGCTCGACGGCCCGCAGAGCGCCTACGCCCACGAGCAGCGGGACAAGGCCGTCGCCATGGTCGCCGCGTGCCGGGCCAAGGGGGTGCCGGTGGTGTGGATTCAGGAGGTCCACAAACCCCACATGATCGACATCGGCCGGGAACTGGACGGTTCCGAGGGGCCGCACTGCATCGAGGGCGACAAGTACACCGAGATCGCCCACGGGCTGACGCCGCTGCCGGAGGAGTTCCACATCCGCAAACGGCGCTACTCGTCGTTCTTCGGCACCGAACTCGACATCGTGCTCAAATCGTACGGCGTCGACAGTCTGGTTTTGATCGGCGGTTTCACCGACATCTGCATCCTCTACACCTCGGTCGACGCCCACCAGCGCGACTTCTACCTCAACGTGGTCACCGACGTGGTCGCGGGCAGCTCGGTGCAGGCCCACGACGACGCCCTCAAGATGATCAACTACTTGCAGCACAAGTCGCTGGTCGAATCCGGCGAGGTCATGGAGTGGCTCGCGGCATGA
- a CDS encoding cysteine hydrolase family protein — MALQVTDITPSDQLKPVGNVVLVVVDIQGGGLENPFTPSKPEQTFMPGRPERNAAAVTLVEAFRAAQVPVVFIQEVHKPSLVDIGRELDGNEGPHCIEGEPATELHPGLDPRPDEYLIKKRRYSAFYGTELDIVLRGYKAETVILIGGMTDVCIHYTAVDAHQYDYHIRTVSDLVVGSGQELHDAALRAIKYLQRDALVSSDAVYTWLGEQK, encoded by the coding sequence ATGGCACTGCAAGTCACCGACATCACCCCCAGCGACCAGCTCAAACCGGTCGGGAACGTCGTTCTGGTCGTGGTCGACATCCAGGGCGGCGGGCTGGAGAACCCGTTCACGCCCAGCAAACCCGAACAGACCTTCATGCCCGGCCGGCCGGAACGCAACGCGGCGGCCGTCACCCTGGTCGAGGCGTTCCGGGCCGCGCAGGTGCCGGTCGTGTTCATCCAGGAGGTGCACAAGCCGTCGCTCGTCGACATCGGCCGTGAGCTGGACGGCAACGAGGGCCCGCACTGCATCGAAGGCGAGCCGGCCACCGAACTGCACCCCGGCCTCGACCCCCGCCCCGACGAGTACCTGATCAAGAAGCGGCGTTACTCCGCGTTCTACGGCACCGAACTCGACATCGTGCTGCGCGGCTACAAGGCCGAGACGGTGATCCTGATCGGTGGCATGACCGACGTCTGCATCCACTACACGGCCGTCGACGCCCACCAGTACGACTACCACATCCGGACCGTCTCCGATCTGGTCGTCGGATCCGGGCAGGAGCTGCACGACGCCGCCCTGCGCGCCATCAAGTACCTGCAACGCGACGCGCTGGTCAGCAGCGACGCCGTCTACACCTGGCTGGGGGAGCAGAAGTGA
- a CDS encoding ABC transporter permease, with translation MLRFAVRRTVALFFVLLVLVVLVFLISRYGGGDPVRGYLGANASAAAVAQARVDLGLDRPVWAQFADYLGRLVRGDFGISLSSKRPVADDLSSRIPATAELAIWTVFVTVLLGVLLARVSSMRGRFAGVLRFVLFSGASAPSFLLATGGILLFFVHLRILPVAGRTAYGPSEGLSGMYVLDGLLTGNLAYAGDAVLHLLLPAVAAGLGPGLALARVLADGLTSSLRSGYARTARSLGETESKVLWRHSLRNAASPALSLLGVQLGMMLSSLVVVEQIFSWNGLGQYLVRAISGADTNVVATVSLILGACYVVLNALVDLALAAVDPRVRL, from the coding sequence ATGCTGCGCTTCGCGGTACGACGTACCGTCGCCCTGTTCTTCGTCCTGCTCGTCCTGGTCGTGCTGGTGTTCCTGATCAGCCGGTACGGCGGCGGCGACCCGGTCCGCGGCTACCTGGGCGCCAACGCCTCCGCGGCGGCCGTCGCCCAGGCCCGCGTCGACCTCGGCCTGGACCGCCCGGTGTGGGCCCAGTTCGCCGACTACCTGGGACGGCTCGTGCGCGGCGACTTCGGGATCAGCCTGAGCAGCAAACGCCCGGTCGCCGACGACCTGAGCTCGCGGATCCCGGCCACCGCCGAACTCGCGATCTGGACCGTCTTCGTCACCGTGTTGCTAGGTGTGCTGCTCGCCCGGGTGTCGTCGATGCGCGGCCGGTTCGCCGGGGTGCTGCGGTTCGTCCTGTTCAGTGGCGCCAGCGCGCCGTCGTTCTTGCTGGCCACCGGCGGCATCCTGCTGTTCTTCGTGCACCTGCGGATCCTGCCGGTCGCCGGGCGTACCGCGTACGGGCCGAGCGAGGGACTCAGCGGCATGTACGTGCTGGACGGGCTCCTGACCGGCAACCTGGCGTACGCCGGGGACGCGGTCCTGCACCTGCTGCTCCCGGCGGTGGCCGCCGGACTCGGCCCCGGACTCGCCCTGGCCCGGGTCCTCGCCGACGGGCTCACGAGCAGCCTGCGATCCGGGTACGCCCGGACCGCGCGCTCACTCGGCGAGACCGAGTCCAAGGTGCTGTGGCGGCACTCGCTGCGCAACGCCGCCAGCCCCGCGCTCAGCCTGCTCGGCGTCCAGCTCGGCATGATGCTGTCCAGCCTCGTCGTGGTCGAGCAGATCTTCAGCTGGAACGGCCTGGGTCAATATCTGGTACGGGCGATCAGCGGCGCCGACACCAACGTCGTCGCCACCGTCAGCCTCATTCTCGGCGCCTGCTACGTCGTCCTCAACGCGCTCGTCGACCTCGCCCTCGCGGCCGTCGACCCGCGCGTCCGTCTGTAA
- a CDS encoding LysR family transcriptional regulator, with protein MNDLGQDLELRLVRYFTAVAEHQNFGRAAADLHVAQPALSRQIQRLEKHLGVRLLDRIPQGTRLTPAGQAFLPRARALLQAAREAELAVREQAEAERITIGYVEDLVITAAVRELRRRHPGAEITTRHLNCRDVGALAGKVVDALIARAPLPLADDDVRTTPLYEEPRKLVVPHDHPWAGRASVTSAELAGVQAAPCVFETADWTSYQLLGSGVPQVESYEDKLELVANGRAIAVLPAGDRRSSLRPDLATVPIEGASPSRVVLVSRKGDPNPMIRSLRLAAEAALPT; from the coding sequence GTGAACGATCTCGGACAAGACCTGGAACTGCGCCTCGTGCGCTACTTCACCGCGGTGGCCGAGCACCAGAACTTCGGCCGGGCCGCCGCCGACCTGCACGTGGCCCAGCCGGCGCTGAGCCGCCAGATCCAGCGGCTCGAGAAACATCTCGGCGTACGGCTGCTGGACCGGATCCCGCAGGGCACCCGGCTCACCCCGGCCGGGCAGGCGTTCCTGCCCCGCGCGCGGGCTCTGTTGCAGGCCGCCCGCGAGGCCGAACTGGCCGTCCGCGAGCAGGCCGAAGCCGAACGGATCACCATCGGCTACGTCGAGGACCTGGTGATCACGGCCGCCGTCCGGGAACTGCGCCGCCGCCACCCCGGCGCCGAGATCACCACCCGGCACCTGAACTGCCGCGATGTCGGCGCACTGGCCGGCAAGGTTGTCGACGCGCTGATCGCACGGGCGCCGCTGCCGCTGGCCGACGACGACGTGCGCACCACCCCGTTGTACGAGGAGCCGCGGAAGCTCGTGGTCCCGCACGACCATCCGTGGGCCGGGCGCGCGTCGGTGACCTCGGCGGAGCTGGCCGGTGTGCAGGCGGCGCCCTGCGTGTTCGAGACCGCGGACTGGACGTCGTACCAGCTGCTCGGGTCAGGTGTTCCGCAGGTCGAGAGCTATGAGGACAAACTCGAACTGGTCGCGAACGGCCGGGCGATCGCCGTACTCCCGGCCGGTGATCGTCGTAGTTCGCTGCGTCCCGACCTGGCCACCGTCCCGATCGAAGGCGCCTCCCCCAGCCGGGTCGTCCTGGTCAGCCGCAAAGGCGACCCGAACCCGATGATCAGGAGCCTACGGCTGGCAGCCGAGGCCGCCCTACCCACCTGA
- a CDS encoding ATP-binding cassette domain-containing protein translates to MSADPVLDVAGLTIRYTSRTPAVVAVAGVSLRVAPGQCLGLVGESGSGKSTIGLAVQGLLTSERHVTADGDVTIAGTRLGVTDETGWAGVRGHRVTTVFQDPMSSLDPTMTIGRMLRRVTGTPADSLRWLDEVEIRDPKAVLRSYPHQLSGGMRQRVMIALALARGPALLVADEPTTALDVSVQAQILKLLTRQREGLGCGMLFITHDLGVARAMCDDVAVMRAGELVEQGSAGTMFGAPVDAYTKRLIASRLTLDTDRDRPVGLPEPTVVAAMTESPTAPPDVAESWAGNRLTWSAFDREPAGVRGGHSLELVGVTKSFRTGGLFGTGRKTVLTGVDLRIARRESVALVGESGSGKSTILRIVAGLETADSGDVYVDSTQGTGVQVVFQDAGASLTPWRTVGQLLTERLDNATTLSTADKKARVREALERVALDPVLAGARPAELSGGQRQRVAIARATVVPPALLLCDEPTSALDVSVACSVLNLLNLLRHELGLSILFVTHDLAAARIIADRIDVISAGQIVERVPAADLADGMTSDYGRRLLDAVLA, encoded by the coding sequence ATGAGTGCCGACCCGGTGCTCGACGTCGCGGGCCTGACCATCCGGTACACCTCGCGGACCCCCGCGGTGGTCGCCGTCGCCGGCGTCAGCCTGCGCGTCGCCCCCGGCCAGTGCCTCGGCCTGGTCGGGGAGTCCGGATCGGGCAAGAGCACGATCGGACTCGCCGTCCAGGGCCTGCTCACCAGCGAACGGCACGTCACCGCCGACGGCGACGTGACGATCGCCGGCACCCGCCTCGGCGTCACCGACGAGACCGGCTGGGCCGGCGTACGCGGGCACCGGGTCACCACCGTCTTCCAGGACCCCATGTCCTCACTCGACCCGACCATGACGATCGGGCGGATGCTGCGCCGGGTCACCGGCACCCCCGCCGACAGCCTGCGCTGGCTGGACGAGGTGGAGATCCGGGACCCGAAAGCGGTCCTGCGTTCCTACCCCCACCAGCTGTCCGGCGGCATGCGCCAGCGCGTGATGATCGCGCTGGCGCTCGCCAGGGGCCCGGCCCTGCTGGTGGCCGACGAGCCGACCACCGCGCTCGACGTCAGCGTGCAGGCGCAGATCCTCAAACTGCTCACCCGGCAGCGGGAGGGCCTGGGCTGCGGGATGCTCTTCATCACTCACGACCTGGGTGTCGCCCGCGCGATGTGCGACGACGTGGCGGTGATGCGGGCCGGCGAACTCGTCGAACAGGGCAGCGCCGGCACGATGTTCGGCGCGCCGGTCGACGCGTACACCAAGCGCCTGATCGCGTCCCGGCTCACCTTGGACACCGACCGGGACCGGCCGGTCGGCCTGCCCGAACCGACGGTGGTCGCCGCCATGACCGAATCGCCCACCGCCCCGCCGGACGTAGCGGAGTCCTGGGCCGGTAACCGGCTGACCTGGTCGGCGTTCGATCGTGAACCGGCCGGTGTTCGCGGCGGGCACAGCCTGGAACTGGTCGGGGTCACCAAGTCGTTCCGGACCGGCGGCCTGTTCGGCACCGGCCGCAAGACCGTGCTGACCGGCGTCGACCTGCGTATCGCCCGCCGGGAGAGTGTGGCCCTGGTCGGGGAGAGCGGATCCGGCAAGAGCACGATTCTGCGGATCGTCGCGGGACTGGAGACCGCCGACAGCGGCGACGTCTACGTGGACTCCACCCAGGGCACCGGTGTCCAGGTCGTCTTCCAGGACGCGGGCGCCTCGCTCACCCCGTGGCGCACCGTCGGGCAGCTGCTCACCGAACGACTCGACAACGCCACCACCCTGTCCACGGCCGACAAGAAGGCCCGTGTCCGGGAAGCTCTGGAACGGGTCGCGCTCGATCCGGTGCTGGCCGGTGCCCGGCCCGCGGAACTGTCCGGGGGCCAGCGCCAGCGGGTCGCCATCGCCCGGGCCACCGTCGTACCACCGGCCCTGCTGCTCTGTGACGAACCGACGAGCGCCCTGGACGTGTCGGTCGCCTGCTCGGTGCTGAACCTGCTCAACCTGCTGCGCCACGAGCTGGGCCTGTCCATCCTCTTCGTCACCCACGACCTGGCCGCCGCCCGGATCATCGCCGACCGGATCGACGTGATCAGTGCCGGTCAGATCGTCGAACGTGTGCCGGCGGCCGACCTGGCCGACGGCATGACCAGCGACTACGGCAGGAGGCTGCTCGATGCTGTCCTCGCGTGA
- a CDS encoding ABC transporter substrate-binding protein has protein sequence MNRRKLLTAAVVATALTALSACSGGATPGTSSSTGTGGTLKLAFLAGISTPDPDTAYDGPELNLVNSAYEGLLKYQPGQAKPQLTGALATKWAANADNTVFTFDLRTGVTFHDGTAFTASAVEPSFQRRTTMAKGPSYMVADVKSVEAPSDSQVVITLKAPNSAFLDLLASPFGPKMLSPKALQDHPTSTDEDNWFATHDAGTGPYTYGTFEPDADYKLTAYPGYWGTKPGYSAVDFTVLASMSTIQLKLQSGELDGVIGSLDGASFTTLKGDSSLTTSAFSSMQTPTLFVNPKSAAVGAADVRAELLAGIDFAALMKKALPDTTEPTTEVFPVNLLADPGTDQQKITYDATALAGLASGALAGKTVKIAYTQTGPDGQALSDNLAAVLNTAGIKAESVGYAAGTYYPALAKGADAPDLTIFAGFPDTAHPDAWASVFYTPDGGLDLFGAEVPGLAETLAAARKTNDQAAYGRAAAMVSESAYWYSMGTMKGTASFAKDVAGADTAWHPVITGVLELNLLHPAS, from the coding sequence ATGAATAGAAGGAAACTCCTGACCGCGGCCGTCGTGGCCACCGCACTGACCGCCCTGTCCGCCTGCAGCGGCGGCGCCACCCCGGGGACCTCGTCGTCCACCGGCACCGGCGGCACGCTGAAACTCGCCTTCCTCGCCGGCATCAGCACCCCCGACCCGGACACCGCATACGACGGCCCGGAGCTCAACCTCGTCAACAGCGCCTACGAAGGTCTGCTCAAGTACCAGCCGGGGCAGGCGAAACCGCAGCTCACCGGCGCACTCGCGACCAAGTGGGCGGCGAACGCCGACAACACCGTGTTCACCTTCGACCTGCGGACCGGCGTGACGTTCCACGACGGCACCGCCTTCACCGCGTCCGCGGTCGAACCGTCGTTCCAGCGGCGCACCACGATGGCCAAGGGCCCGTCCTACATGGTCGCCGATGTCAAGTCGGTCGAAGCGCCCTCCGACAGTCAGGTCGTCATCACGCTGAAGGCGCCGAACAGCGCCTTCCTCGACCTGCTGGCCTCCCCGTTCGGCCCGAAGATGCTCAGCCCGAAGGCCCTGCAGGACCACCCGACCAGCACCGACGAGGACAACTGGTTCGCCACGCACGACGCCGGCACCGGCCCCTACACGTACGGCACGTTCGAGCCGGACGCCGACTACAAGCTGACGGCCTACCCGGGCTACTGGGGGACCAAGCCCGGTTACAGCGCCGTGGACTTCACTGTGCTGGCGAGCATGTCGACGATCCAGCTCAAGTTGCAGAGCGGTGAACTCGACGGTGTCATCGGCTCCCTGGACGGCGCCAGCTTCACCACCCTGAAGGGCGACAGTTCGCTCACCACCAGCGCGTTCTCCAGCATGCAGACGCCGACGCTGTTCGTGAACCCGAAGAGCGCTGCCGTCGGGGCCGCCGATGTCCGGGCCGAGCTGCTGGCCGGTATCGACTTCGCGGCGCTGATGAAGAAGGCGCTGCCGGACACCACCGAGCCGACCACCGAGGTCTTCCCGGTCAACCTGCTCGCCGACCCGGGCACCGACCAGCAGAAGATCACCTACGACGCGACCGCGCTGGCCGGGCTCGCCTCGGGCGCCCTCGCCGGCAAGACCGTCAAGATCGCGTACACCCAGACCGGCCCGGACGGTCAGGCCCTCAGCGACAACCTGGCGGCCGTGCTCAACACCGCCGGCATCAAGGCGGAGAGCGTCGGTTACGCCGCGGGCACCTACTACCCGGCGCTGGCCAAGGGCGCGGACGCGCCGGACCTGACGATCTTCGCCGGGTTCCCGGACACCGCACACCCCGACGCGTGGGCCTCGGTCTTCTACACCCCGGACGGTGGCCTGGACCTGTTCGGCGCCGAGGTGCCCGGCCTCGCCGAGACGCTCGCCGCAGCCCGCAAGACCAACGACCAGGCGGCGTACGGCAGAGCAGCCGCCATGGTCAGCGAGTCCGCCTACTGGTACTCGATGGGGACCATGAAGGGCACCGCCTCGTTCGCCAAGGACGTGGCCGGCGCCGACACCGCCTGGCACCCGGTCATCACCGGCGTGCTGGAACTCAACCTGCTGCACCCGGCTTCATGA